The following proteins are co-located in the Calliphora vicina chromosome 2, idCalVici1.1, whole genome shotgun sequence genome:
- the LOC135951635 gene encoding probable cytochrome P450 4ac1 — MWVFLILTVLLIVLISYLLKLNKDYYILSLCKRIKTIDGSPLEDKVVIIPGLTRFGNNFDLLAMTPAKLFTFCREKYAYAKGKSYLLHFLFATVYSITNAEDAEEVFQSTSVITKSVIYDLLKPFLGDGLLISTDQKWHFRRKILTPAFHFNVLQSFNEVFKEESLKLLNKLQNYENKEIDVADIITEFTLNNICETAMGVKLDNISGSSDYRKVIHDIETTIVQRLCNPLMYYNIIFYLFGDYKKQTESIKIAHDFSSKIIKKKRQEYLANQRETQAEPKENEFGVKKRYAMLDTLLAEEAKGFIDHQGICDEVNTFTFEGYDTTSTCLIFAVFNLSLNPEVQQKCRQEILDLAEFSSLTVFDFNKLEYLECVLKETLRMYPSVPFVARNCTVDTCLNGLFLPANTQINVHIYDIMSDPRHFPEPNVFKPERFLADVSVRRHPFAFVPFSAGSRNCIGQKFAILEMKAILVAILKNFEILPITKLEDLIFHNGLILRTQQKVYVKLKKIEK; from the exons ATGTGGGTTTTCCTAATATTAACTGTGCTACTAATAGTGTTAATTAGTTATTTGCTTAAACTAAATAAGGATTATTACATCTTAAGTTTATGCAAACGTATTAAAACAATAGATGGCTCTCCTTTAGAAGATAAAGTGGTCATTATACCGGGCTTGACAAGATTTGGcaataattttgatttgttaGCAATGACACCAG caaaattatttactttttgtcgGGAAAAATATGCTTATGCCAAGGGAAAAAGCTATTTATTGCATTTCTTATTTGCCACCGTTTATAGCATTACAAATGCTGAAGATGCCGAGGAGGTTTTTCAAAGTACTTCGGTCAtaacaaaaagtgtcatttatGATCTGTTGAAACCATTTTTGGGCGATGGTTTGTTGATAAGCACAG atCAGAAATGGCATTTCAGACGCAAGATTTTAACACCCGCTTTTCATTTTAATGTTTTGCAAAGTTTTAATGAAGTCTTCAA aGAAGAAagcttaaaacttttaaataaattacaaaattatgaaaataaagaaattgatgTGGCTGATATTATAACAGAGTTCACTCTAAACAATATATGTg AAACTGCTATGGGCGTTAAATTGGACAATATAAGCGGTAGTTCAGATTATCGTAAAGTTATACATGATATTGAAACAACAATTGTTCAAAGACTTTGTAATCCTTTAATGTATTAcaacataatattttatttgtttggggACTATAAAAAACAAACGGAGAGTATTAAAATTGCCCATGATTTTAGCAGTAAAATCATAAAGAAAAAACGACAAGAATATCTGGCAAATCAAAGGGAAACTCAAGCCGAACCAAAAGA aaatgAATTTGGTGTAAAAAAACGTTATGCCATGCTGGACACTTTATTGGCCGAGGAGGCCAAAGGTTTCATAGATCATCAGGGTATTTGTGATGAAGTGAATACTTTTACTTTTGAAGGTTATGATACCACTTCCACTTGCTTGATATTTGCcgtttttaatttatctttaaatcCGGAGGTGCAGCAGAAATGTCGCCAAGAAATTCTTGATTTGG CTGAATTTAGTTCCTTAACTGTGTTTGATTTCAACAAATTGGAATATTTGGAATGTGTTTTAAAGGAAACTTTGCGCATGTATCCCTCAGTGCCGTTTGTGGCCAGAAATTGTACTGTGGACACATGTTTGAATGGTTTGTTTTTACCTGCAAATACCCAaattaatgtacatatttatgatATTATGAGTGATCCTCGACATTTTCCCGAGCCGAATGTCTTTAAGCCGGAGAGATTTTTAGCCGATGTCTCGGTCAGAAGACATCCGTTTGCGTTTGTACCGTTTAGTGCCGGTTCGAGGAATTGTATTG gtcaaaaatTCGCCATACTCGAAATGAAAGCAATTTTGGTTGCCAtcttaaagaattttgaaattttacccATTACAAAATTGGAAgatttaatatttcacaatggccTCATATTGAGAACACAACAAAAAGTCtatgttaaattaaagaaaattgaaaaatga